A window of the Pseudomonas gozinkensis genome harbors these coding sequences:
- a CDS encoding DUF4197 domain-containing protein, with product MLRPTLRFAGLCAGLMISANALALSLSDLSQGDATGGLKDALTQGAQLAVKQLGTPGGFSNNPDVKIELPGKLGKVAGKMKAFGMGAQVDELETAMNKAAETAVTQAQPILVDAVKKMSVEDAKGILSGGNDSATQYLDKSSREQIRTKFLPIVKQATDKVGVAQKYNAFAGQAATFGVVDAKSANIESYVTEQALNGLFEMIGKQEETLRKNPAAAATSLAKKVFGTL from the coding sequence ATGCTCCGCCCTACCCTTCGCTTCGCCGGCCTGTGCGCGGGCCTGATGATCTCCGCCAACGCACTGGCCCTGTCCCTTAGCGACCTGTCGCAAGGCGATGCCACCGGCGGCCTCAAGGATGCCCTGACCCAGGGCGCGCAACTGGCCGTCAAACAACTCGGCACCCCGGGCGGCTTCAGCAACAACCCGGACGTGAAGATCGAACTGCCGGGCAAACTCGGCAAAGTCGCCGGCAAGATGAAAGCCTTTGGCATGGGCGCCCAGGTCGACGAACTGGAAACCGCCATGAACAAGGCCGCGGAAACCGCCGTCACCCAGGCCCAGCCGATCCTCGTTGATGCCGTGAAGAAAATGAGCGTGGAAGACGCCAAAGGTATCCTCAGCGGCGGCAACGACTCCGCCACCCAATACCTGGACAAATCCAGCCGCGAACAGATCCGCACCAAATTCCTGCCTATCGTCAAACAGGCAACCGACAAAGTCGGCGTAGCCCAGAAGTACAACGCCTTTGCCGGCCAGGCCGCAACCTTCGGCGTGGTGGATGCAAAGAGCGCCAACATCGAAAGTTACGTGACCGAACAAGCGCTCAACGGCCTGTTCGAAATGATCGGCAAACAGGAAGAAACCCTCCGCAAGAACCCGGCCGCTGCGGCGACGAGTCTGGCGAAAAAAGTGTTTGGTACGCTCTAA
- a CDS encoding putative RNA methyltransferase, whose amino-acid sequence MLACPICSEPLNAVDNGVVCPAGHRFDRARQGYLNLLPVQHKNSRDPGDNQAMVEARRDFLNAGHYAPVAKRLAELAASYAPARWVDIGCGEGYYTAQIAEALPDADGYALDISKEAVKRACKRNPALTWLIASMARVPLASGSCQFLASVFSPLDWEEAKRLLSVGGGLMKVGPTSGHLMELRESLYDEVREYTDDKHLALVPEGMALAHSETLEFKLTLDKPEDRANLLAMTPHGWRASAERRAAVIEQPEPFVTTVSMRYDYFVLQ is encoded by the coding sequence ATGCTGGCGTGTCCGATCTGCAGTGAACCGCTGAACGCGGTGGACAACGGCGTGGTCTGCCCCGCTGGCCACCGCTTCGACCGCGCGCGGCAGGGTTACCTGAACCTGCTGCCGGTGCAGCACAAGAACAGCCGCGACCCCGGCGACAATCAGGCGATGGTCGAGGCTCGCCGCGACTTCCTGAACGCCGGCCACTATGCGCCGGTGGCCAAGCGTCTGGCGGAGCTGGCGGCGAGTTATGCGCCGGCCCGTTGGGTCGATATCGGTTGTGGCGAGGGTTACTACACCGCGCAGATCGCTGAAGCCTTGCCGGATGCCGATGGCTACGCGCTGGACATCTCGAAGGAGGCCGTCAAACGCGCCTGCAAACGCAATCCGGCGCTGACCTGGTTGATCGCCAGCATGGCCCGCGTGCCGTTGGCGTCGGGCAGCTGCCAGTTTCTCGCCAGCGTTTTCAGTCCACTGGACTGGGAAGAAGCCAAGCGCCTGCTCAGCGTTGGCGGCGGTCTGATGAAAGTCGGCCCGACCAGCGGCCACCTGATGGAACTGCGCGAAAGCCTGTACGACGAAGTGCGCGAATACACCGACGACAAGCACCTGGCCCTGGTGCCGGAAGGCATGGCGCTGGCGCACAGTGAAACCCTCGAATTCAAACTGACGCTGGACAAGCCTGAGGATCGCGCCAACCTGCTGGCGATGACACCCCACGGCTGGCGCGCCAGTGCCGAACGCCGCGCGGCGGTCATCGAACAGCCCGAGCCGTTCGTGACCACCGTCTCGATGCGCTACGATTATTTCGTTCTTCAATAA
- a CDS encoding glycosyltransferase: MSSRKFGLNLVVVLAIAALFTGFWALINRPVSAPNWPEQISGFSYSPFQQGQFPQKDQYPSDDEMRRDLEIMSKLTDNIRIYSVDGSLQDIPKLAEEFGLRVTLGIWISPDQERNEREITRAIELANTSRSVVRVVVGNEAIFRKEITAEQLSVLLDRVRAAVKVPVTTSEQWHVWEEHPELAKHVDLIAAHVLPYWEFIPVDKAGQFVFDRARDLKKMFPKKPLLLSEVGWPSNGRMRGGADASPADQAIYLRTLVNKLNRQGFNYFVIEAFDQPWKASDEGSVGAYWGVFNAARQQKFNFEGPVVAIPQWRVLAVGSVVLALLSLTLLMIDGSALRQRGRIFLTFIAFLCGSVLVWIGYDYSLQYSTWFSLTVGFLLALGALGVFIVLLTEAHELAEAVWIHKRRREFLPVVGDSDYRPKVSIHVPCYNEPPEMVKQTLNALANLDYPDFEVLIIDNNTKDPAVWEPVRDYCETLGPRFKFFHVSPLAGFKGGALNYLIPHTAKDAEVIAVIDSDYCVHPNWLKHMVPHFADPKIAVVQSPQDYRDQNESTFKKLCYAEYKGFFHIGMVTRNDRDAIIQHGTMTMTRRSVLEELGWADWCICEDAELGLRVFEKGLSAAYYHDSYGKGLMPDTFIDFKKQRFRWAYGAIQIIKRHTRSLLRGKDTELTRGQRYHFLAGWLPWVADGMNIFFTVGALLWSAAMIIVPQRVDPPLLIFAIPPLALFVFKVGKIIFLYRRAVGVNLKDAFCAALAGLALSHTIAKAVLYGFFTSSIPFFRTPKNADNHGFWVAISEAREELFIMLLLWGAALGIYLVQGIPSNDMRFWVTMLLVQSLPYVAALIMAFLSSLPKPAPAPEPAPAV; the protein is encoded by the coding sequence ATGTCATCGCGTAAATTTGGACTCAACCTGGTGGTGGTTCTGGCAATCGCCGCCCTGTTCACCGGTTTCTGGGCGCTGATCAACCGCCCCGTCTCCGCGCCGAACTGGCCGGAGCAGATCTCCGGTTTCTCCTACTCACCGTTCCAGCAAGGACAGTTCCCACAGAAGGATCAGTATCCGTCCGACGATGAAATGCGCCGCGACCTCGAGATCATGAGCAAGCTGACGGACAACATCCGCATCTACTCGGTCGACGGCTCGCTGCAGGACATCCCGAAACTGGCTGAAGAGTTCGGCCTGCGCGTGACGTTGGGGATCTGGATCAGCCCCGACCAGGAGCGCAACGAGCGGGAAATCACCCGCGCCATCGAATTGGCCAACACCTCGCGCAGCGTGGTTCGCGTGGTGGTCGGCAACGAAGCGATCTTCCGCAAGGAAATCACCGCCGAACAACTCAGCGTGCTGCTCGACCGCGTGCGTGCGGCCGTCAAAGTACCGGTGACCACCTCCGAGCAATGGCACGTCTGGGAAGAGCACCCGGAACTGGCCAAGCACGTCGACCTGATCGCCGCGCACGTACTGCCGTACTGGGAATTCATTCCGGTGGACAAGGCCGGGCAGTTCGTTTTCGACCGCGCCCGCGATCTGAAAAAGATGTTCCCGAAAAAACCGCTGCTGCTGTCCGAAGTGGGCTGGCCGAGCAACGGCCGCATGCGCGGTGGCGCCGATGCGTCGCCGGCGGATCAGGCGATCTACCTGCGCACGCTGGTCAACAAACTCAACCGCCAGGGCTTCAACTACTTCGTGATCGAAGCGTTTGACCAGCCGTGGAAGGCGAGTGACGAAGGTTCGGTCGGCGCTTACTGGGGCGTGTTCAACGCCGCGCGCCAGCAGAAATTCAACTTCGAAGGCCCGGTAGTAGCGATCCCGCAATGGCGCGTGCTGGCGGTCGGTTCGGTGGTGCTGGCGCTGCTGTCGCTGACGTTGCTGATGATCGACGGCTCGGCCCTGCGCCAGCGTGGCCGGATCTTCCTGACCTTTATTGCGTTCCTGTGCGGTTCGGTGCTGGTGTGGATCGGTTACGACTACAGCCTGCAATACAGCACGTGGTTCAGCCTGACGGTGGGTTTCCTGCTGGCGCTCGGGGCGCTCGGGGTGTTCATCGTATTGTTGACCGAGGCCCACGAACTGGCCGAGGCGGTGTGGATTCACAAGCGTCGCCGTGAATTCCTGCCAGTGGTCGGCGATTCTGATTACCGCCCGAAAGTCTCGATCCACGTGCCTTGCTACAACGAGCCGCCGGAGATGGTCAAACAGACCCTCAACGCCCTGGCCAACCTCGACTATCCGGACTTCGAAGTCCTGATCATCGACAACAACACCAAGGACCCGGCGGTCTGGGAACCGGTGCGCGACTACTGCGAAACCCTCGGCCCGCGCTTCAAGTTCTTCCACGTCTCGCCCCTGGCCGGTTTCAAGGGCGGCGCGCTGAACTACCTGATCCCGCACACCGCCAAGGACGCCGAAGTGATTGCAGTGATCGACTCCGACTACTGCGTGCACCCGAACTGGCTCAAGCACATGGTGCCGCACTTCGCCGACCCGAAAATCGCCGTGGTGCAGTCGCCACAGGATTACCGCGACCAGAATGAAAGCACCTTCAAGAAGCTCTGCTACGCCGAATACAAAGGCTTCTTCCACATCGGCATGGTCACCCGCAACGACCGCGACGCGATCATCCAGCACGGCACCATGACCATGACCCGCCGTTCGGTTCTGGAAGAACTGGGCTGGGCCGACTGGTGCATCTGTGAAGACGCCGAGCTCGGTCTGCGGGTATTCGAGAAAGGCCTGTCGGCGGCGTATTACCACGACAGTTACGGCAAGGGTCTGATGCCGGACACCTTCATCGACTTCAAGAAGCAGCGTTTCCGCTGGGCCTACGGTGCAATCCAGATCATCAAGCGCCACACTCGCAGCCTGCTGCGCGGCAAGGACACCGAGCTGACTCGCGGCCAGCGTTACCACTTCCTCGCAGGCTGGTTGCCATGGGTGGCGGACGGCATGAACATCTTCTTCACTGTCGGCGCACTGCTGTGGTCGGCGGCGATGATTATCGTGCCGCAAAGGGTCGATCCGCCGCTGCTGATTTTCGCAATCCCGCCGCTGGCGCTGTTTGTGTTCAAGGTCGGCAAGATCATCTTCCTCTACCGTCGCGCCGTGGGCGTGAACCTCAAGGATGCGTTCTGCGCGGCACTGGCCGGCCTGGCGTTGTCGCACACCATCGCCAAAGCGGTGCTGTACGGCTTCTTCACCAGCAGCATTCCGTTCTTCCGCACCCCGAAAAACGCCGACAACCATGGCTTCTGGGTGGCGATTTCCGAGGCCCGGGAAGAGCTGTTCATCATGCTGCTGTTGTGGGGCGCGGCGCTGGGTATCTACCTGGTGCAAGGCATTCCGAGCAACGACATGCGCTTCTGGGTGACCATGCTGTTGGTGCAGTCGCTGCCGTACGTGGCGGCGCTGATCATGGCGTTCCTGTCGTCGCTGCCAAAACCGGCGCCGGCGCCTGAACCGGCACCGGCCGTCTAA
- a CDS encoding Fic family protein encodes MKKPPVLKGRADPVFELLMRAPHKQRLADYLALLKPLDDQGRYLPFEDLRYRWASGLDSRLCWALVKKARVAQYIHLLPLGEPAQWGKFVPTPTAQKALSVVDRQTTTASLEYMTSQIGERAHFSYLLNDLIEDEAISSSQLEGAAITTRVAKDMLKQRRQPRTPDERMVMGNYRMMNFAWEKRYEPLSVELIASIHRVGVEGIDDEQYAPGLFRTNDEVVVQDGEGNTVHTPPPAAGLVRRLDLISQWINQPQGSPRQKNYLHPLIKAITLHFALGYEHPFRDGNGRVARALFYWFMFKQDFSAFRYIAISLLLRNAPVKYGRSYLHSEADELDLTYFIEFQCSVILRAVEEFTDVYRKSVAYSDIGRRNGLNNGSETAHSRVVSV; translated from the coding sequence ATGAAGAAACCGCCGGTATTGAAGGGTCGGGCCGATCCGGTCTTTGAGTTGTTGATGCGCGCGCCTCACAAGCAGCGTCTGGCGGATTATCTTGCGTTGCTCAAGCCGCTGGATGATCAGGGGCGGTATCTGCCTTTTGAGGATTTGCGGTATCGCTGGGCCAGTGGGCTGGATTCGCGTTTGTGTTGGGCGTTGGTCAAGAAGGCGCGGGTCGCTCAGTACATTCATCTTCTGCCTTTGGGGGAGCCGGCGCAGTGGGGGAAGTTTGTGCCGACGCCCACCGCGCAGAAGGCCCTTTCAGTGGTTGATCGGCAAACCACGACAGCGTCGCTGGAGTACATGACCAGCCAGATAGGCGAGCGGGCGCATTTCAGTTATTTGCTTAACGATCTGATCGAGGATGAGGCGATCAGCAGCAGTCAGCTGGAGGGCGCCGCGATCACCACTCGTGTTGCCAAGGACATGCTCAAGCAACGGCGTCAGCCGCGTACGCCGGATGAGCGGATGGTCATGGGTAATTACCGGATGATGAATTTCGCCTGGGAAAAACGTTACGAGCCATTGAGCGTGGAGTTGATAGCGTCAATCCATCGAGTTGGTGTCGAGGGCATTGATGACGAGCAGTACGCCCCGGGGCTTTTCAGGACCAACGATGAAGTGGTGGTGCAGGACGGCGAAGGGAATACCGTACACACGCCACCGCCTGCCGCCGGATTGGTGAGGCGACTGGATTTGATCTCGCAGTGGATCAATCAACCACAGGGTTCACCTCGGCAAAAAAACTACCTGCATCCGCTGATCAAGGCGATCACGCTGCACTTTGCCCTGGGTTACGAACATCCGTTTCGCGACGGCAACGGGCGGGTCGCCAGGGCGCTGTTTTACTGGTTCATGTTCAAGCAGGATTTTTCGGCCTTCCGCTATATCGCGATCAGTCTTTTACTGCGCAACGCGCCGGTGAAGTACGGGCGGTCGTATTTGCACAGCGAAGCCGATGAGCTCGATCTGACGTACTTCATCGAGTTTCAGTGTTCGGTGATTCTGCGGGCGGTGGAGGAGTTTACCGATGTGTATCGCAAGAGTGTGGCGTACAGCGATATTGGACGGCGGAACGGATTGAATAACGGGAGTGAGACAGCTCACTCCCGTGTCGTGTCGGTTTAG
- the dapE gene encoding succinyl-diaminopimelate desuccinylase yields the protein MTAHADLSPTLQLAIDLIRRPSVTPVDADCQKQMMQRLGDAGFQLEPMRIEDVDNFWATHGKGDGPVLCFAGHTDVVPTGPVTAWQIDPFNAVIDEHGMLCGRGAADMKGSLASMTVAAERFVADYPDHKGKVAFLITSDEEGPAHHGTKAVVERLAARNERLDWCIVGEPSSTTLVGDVVKNGRRGSLGAKLTVRGVQGHVAYPHLAKNPIHLAAPALAELAAEHWDHGNDFFPPTSFQISNVNSGTGATNVIPGDLVALFNFRFSTESTVEGLQKRVADILDKHGLDWHIDWALSGLPFLTEPGALLDAVSSSIKQITGRETKASTSGGTSDGRFIATMGTQVVELGPVNATIHQVNERVLAADLDVLTEIYYQTLIKLLA from the coding sequence ATGACGGCCCACGCCGACCTTTCGCCGACCCTCCAACTCGCCATCGATCTGATCCGCCGTCCGTCCGTGACGCCGGTCGACGCCGATTGCCAGAAGCAGATGATGCAGCGCCTGGGCGATGCCGGTTTCCAGCTGGAACCGATGCGCATCGAAGATGTGGATAACTTCTGGGCGACTCACGGCAAAGGCGACGGCCCGGTACTGTGCTTCGCCGGCCACACCGACGTGGTGCCGACCGGCCCGGTGACCGCCTGGCAGATCGACCCGTTCAACGCGGTGATCGATGAGCATGGCATGCTCTGCGGCCGTGGCGCGGCAGACATGAAAGGCAGCCTGGCCTCGATGACCGTAGCGGCCGAGCGTTTTGTCGCCGACTACCCGGATCACAAGGGCAAGGTCGCGTTCCTGATCACCAGCGACGAAGAAGGCCCGGCGCATCACGGCACCAAGGCCGTGGTCGAGCGTCTGGCCGCCCGTAACGAGCGTCTGGACTGGTGCATCGTCGGCGAGCCGTCGAGCACCACGCTGGTGGGTGACGTGGTCAAGAACGGTCGCCGCGGCTCCCTCGGCGCCAAGCTGACCGTGCGCGGCGTGCAGGGCCACGTGGCCTATCCGCACCTGGCGAAGAACCCGATCCACCTCGCCGCCCCGGCCCTCGCCGAGCTGGCTGCAGAGCACTGGGATCACGGCAACGACTTCTTCCCGCCAACCAGTTTCCAGATTTCCAACGTCAACTCCGGCACCGGCGCGACCAACGTGATTCCGGGCGACCTGGTGGCGTTGTTCAACTTCCGCTTCTCCACGGAATCGACGGTCGAAGGCCTGCAGAAACGCGTCGCCGACATCCTCGACAAGCACGGTCTGGACTGGCACATCGACTGGGCGCTGTCCGGTCTGCCGTTCCTCACCGAGCCGGGCGCGCTGCTCGACGCAGTGTCATCGAGCATCAAGCAGATCACCGGTCGCGAAACCAAGGCGTCCACCAGCGGCGGCACCTCCGACGGTCGTTTCATCGCGACCATGGGCACTCAGGTTGTTGAACTGGGCCCGGTCAACGCGACCATCCACCAGGTCAACGAGCGCGTGCTGGCGGCCGATCTCGACGTGCTGACCGAGATCTACTACCAGACCCTGATCAAGTTGCTCGCCTGA
- a CDS encoding cold shock domain-containing protein, whose product MATRETGNVKWFNDAKGYGFIQREDGVDVFVHYRAIRGEGHRSLTEGQQVEYAVVEGQKGLQAEDVVGL is encoded by the coding sequence ATGGCAACACGTGAAACCGGCAACGTTAAGTGGTTCAACGACGCCAAGGGCTACGGCTTCATTCAGCGCGAAGACGGGGTGGACGTGTTCGTGCACTACCGCGCGATCCGTGGCGAAGGCCACCGTTCGCTGACCGAGGGTCAGCAGGTTGAGTATGCGGTGGTGGAAGGGCAGAAGGGGTTGCAGGCTGAAGACGTTGTAGGTCTGTAA
- the plsB gene encoding glycerol-3-phosphate 1-O-acyltransferase PlsB, with product MTRSPFRRLVFGTLRRLLYLWVRSETINQSSFTLNLDRSRPVFYVLQNPSLTDLAVVDTECTKAGLPRPVLPVSVGSLIEPAAFFYLTPDPDWLGRQDKRGAPPTLTRLVSALSQNAAEDAQIIPVSVFWGQSPDSENSPWKLLFADSWAVTGRLRRLLSIMILGRKTRVQFSAPIHLRELIEHNKGHERTVRMAQRILRVHFRNLKAAVIGPDISHRRNLVKGLLNQPLVKQAILDEAERENISPEKAKAQALRYGNEIASDYTYTAIRFLEVVLSWFWNKIYDGIKVNHIEGVQKVAQGHEVIYVPCHRSHIDYLLLSYLLFRNGLTPPHIAAGINLNMPVIGSLLRRGGAFFMRRTFKGNPLYTSVFNEYLHTLFTKGFPVEYFVEGGRSRTGRMLQPKTGMLAITMRSFLRSSRMPIVFVPVYIGYERVLEGRTYLGELRGASKKKESIFDIFKVIGALKQRFGQVAVNFGEPIKLAEFLDSEQPDWRQQDLGPQYKPAWLNETTNRLGEKVAQHLNEAAAINPVNLVALALLSTTRLALDDRAMARVLDLYLALLRKVPYSPHTTLPEGDGRALIEHVKDMDLLSEQNDALGKILYLDEQNAVLMTYYRNNVLHIFALPALLASFFQSASRMSREQILRYTRALYPYLQSELFIRWSLDELDAVIDQWLEAFVEQGLLRFEKDVYLRPAPSSRHFVLLTLLSKSIAQTLQRFYMTVSLLLNSGQNSISAEELEDLCTVMAQRLSILHGLNAPEFFDKSLFRHFIQTMLDLDVLRRDEAGKLSYHELLGELAEGAAKRVLPAEIRLSIRQVALHRSEDAADQPAAQPET from the coding sequence ATGACCCGTTCCCCGTTCCGCCGTCTTGTGTTTGGCACCTTGCGCCGACTGTTGTATCTCTGGGTTCGCTCCGAGACGATCAACCAGTCGTCGTTCACCCTCAACCTCGACCGCAGTCGTCCGGTGTTCTACGTCCTGCAAAACCCATCGCTGACCGATCTGGCGGTGGTCGACACCGAGTGCACCAAGGCCGGCCTGCCACGCCCGGTGCTGCCGGTGTCCGTGGGTTCGCTGATCGAACCGGCGGCGTTCTTCTACCTGACGCCGGACCCGGACTGGCTCGGCCGCCAGGACAAGCGCGGCGCACCACCGACCCTGACCCGCCTGGTCAGCGCCCTCAGCCAGAATGCTGCCGAAGACGCGCAGATCATTCCCGTCAGTGTGTTCTGGGGCCAGTCGCCGGACAGCGAAAACAGCCCGTGGAAATTGCTGTTCGCCGACAGCTGGGCCGTCACCGGACGCCTGCGCCGTCTGCTGAGCATCATGATTCTGGGCCGCAAGACCCGTGTGCAATTCTCCGCACCGATCCACCTGCGCGAGCTGATCGAACACAACAAGGGCCACGAACGCACCGTGCGCATGGCCCAGCGGATCCTGCGGGTGCACTTCCGCAATCTGAAAGCTGCGGTGATCGGCCCGGACATTTCCCACCGGCGCAACCTGGTCAAAGGCCTGCTCAACCAGCCGCTGGTCAAGCAAGCGATCCTCGACGAAGCCGAGCGCGAAAACATCTCCCCGGAAAAAGCCAAGGCCCAGGCCCTGCGCTACGGCAACGAGATCGCCTCGGACTACACCTACACCGCGATCCGCTTTCTGGAAGTGGTGCTGAGCTGGTTCTGGAACAAGATCTACGACGGGATCAAGGTCAACCACATCGAAGGCGTGCAGAAGGTCGCCCAGGGTCACGAAGTGATCTACGTGCCGTGCCACCGCAGCCACATCGACTACCTGCTGCTGTCGTACTTGCTGTTTCGCAACGGCCTGACCCCGCCGCACATCGCCGCCGGGATCAACCTGAACATGCCGGTGATCGGCAGCCTGCTGCGCCGTGGCGGTGCGTTCTTCATGCGCCGCACATTCAAGGGTAATCCGCTGTACACCTCGGTGTTCAACGAATACCTGCACACCCTGTTCACCAAAGGTTTCCCGGTCGAATATTTCGTCGAGGGCGGTCGCTCGCGTACCGGCCGCATGCTGCAACCGAAAACCGGGATGCTCGCGATCACGATGCGCAGCTTCCTGCGCTCCTCGCGGATGCCGATCGTATTCGTGCCGGTGTACATCGGTTATGAGCGCGTGCTCGAAGGCCGCACTTACCTCGGCGAACTGCGTGGCGCGAGCAAGAAGAAAGAATCGATCTTCGACATCTTCAAAGTCATCGGCGCGCTCAAGCAGCGTTTCGGCCAGGTGGCGGTGAACTTCGGCGAGCCGATCAAACTCGCGGAATTCCTCGACAGCGAACAGCCGGACTGGCGCCAGCAGGACCTGGGCCCGCAATACAAACCGGCCTGGCTCAACGAAACAACCAACCGCCTCGGCGAGAAAGTCGCCCAGCACCTGAACGAAGCGGCGGCGATCAACCCTGTCAACCTGGTGGCGCTGGCGCTGCTGTCGACCACTCGACTGGCGCTCGACGATCGCGCCATGGCGCGGGTGCTGGATCTGTATCTGGCGTTGCTGCGCAAGGTCCCGTACTCGCCGCACACCACCTTGCCGGAAGGCGATGGCCGGGCGCTGATCGAACACGTGAAGGACATGGATCTGCTGTCCGAGCAGAACGATGCGCTGGGCAAGATTCTGTACCTGGACGAGCAGAACGCCGTCCTGATGACCTACTACCGCAACAACGTGCTGCACATCTTCGCCTTGCCGGCGCTGTTGGCGAGTTTCTTCCAGAGTGCATCGCGCATGAGCCGCGAGCAGATCCTGCGCTACACCCGCGCGCTGTATCCGTACCTGCAATCGGAACTGTTCATCCGCTGGTCCCTGGACGAACTGGATGCAGTGATCGATCAGTGGCTGGAAGCGTTCGTCGAACAAGGCCTGCTGCGTTTCGAGAAAGACGTGTACCTGCGCCCGGCGCCGAGCTCGCGGCACTTCGTGCTGCTGACCCTGCTGTCGAAGAGCATCGCCCAGACCCTGCAACGCTTCTACATGACCGTTTCCCTGCTGCTCAACAGCGGCCAGAACAGCATCAGCGCCGAAGAACTGGAAGACCTGTGCACGGTCATGGCCCAGCGCCTGTCGATCCTGCATGGCCTCAACGCGCCGGAATTCTTCGACAAGAGCCTGTTCCGCCATTTCATCCAGACAATGCTCGACCTCGACGTACTGCGCCGCGACGAAGCCGGCAAGTTGAGCTACCACGAACTGCTCGGCGAACTGGCCGAAGGCGCGGCCAAACGCGTATTGCCGGCGGAGATTCGCCTGTCGATCCGTCAGGTGGCACTGCATCGCAGTGAAGATGCGGCCGATCAGCCCGCCGCCCAGCCCGAGACCTGA
- the tcdA gene encoding tRNA cyclic N6-threonylcarbamoyladenosine(37) synthase TcdA, whose translation MVMSTEDPRFAGIARLYGIEGLERLRAAHVAIVGVGGVGSWAAEAMARCGVGEISLFDLDDVCVSNANRQLHALDTTVGKPKVEVMAERLRGINPDCKVHAVADFVTRDTMAEYITPNIDCVIDCIDAVNAKAALIAWCKRRKIQIITTGGAGGQIDPTLIQVCDLNRTFNDPLASKVRSTLRRDYGFSRTVTRHYSVPCVFSTEQLRYPKPDGSICLQKSFVGDGVKLDCAGGFGAVMMVTATFGMVAATKAVDKIVAGVRRPADRVKPQA comes from the coding sequence ATGGTCATGAGTACAGAAGATCCGCGGTTTGCAGGCATCGCCCGTTTGTATGGCATCGAGGGCCTCGAGCGCCTGCGTGCCGCCCATGTGGCGATTGTCGGCGTTGGCGGCGTCGGTTCCTGGGCGGCGGAAGCCATGGCCCGTTGCGGGGTGGGCGAGATTTCGCTGTTCGACCTCGACGACGTCTGCGTCAGTAACGCCAACCGCCAGTTGCATGCGCTGGACACTACCGTCGGCAAGCCCAAGGTCGAGGTAATGGCCGAGCGTCTGCGCGGGATCAACCCGGACTGCAAGGTGCACGCGGTGGCGGACTTCGTCACCCGCGACACCATGGCCGAATACATCACGCCGAACATCGATTGCGTGATCGACTGCATCGACGCGGTCAACGCCAAGGCGGCGCTGATCGCCTGGTGCAAACGGCGCAAGATCCAGATCATCACCACCGGTGGTGCTGGCGGGCAGATCGACCCGACGCTGATTCAGGTCTGCGACCTCAACCGCACCTTCAACGATCCACTGGCCTCGAAAGTGCGCTCCACACTGCGTCGCGACTACGGCTTCTCGCGCACCGTGACCCGCCACTACAGCGTCCCGTGCGTGTTCTCCACCGAGCAACTGCGCTATCCGAAACCGGATGGCAGCATTTGCCTGCAGAAGAGTTTTGTCGGCGACGGCGTGAAGCTGGACTGCGCCGGCGGGTTTGGCGCGGTGATGATGGTGACGGCGACGTTCGGCATGGTCGCGGCGACCAAGGCGGTGGACAAGATTGTGGCGGGTGTTCGGCGCCCGGCGGATCGGGTCAAGCCACAGGCCTGA
- a CDS encoding SufE family protein gives MSLPVEAAEALQTFQNTAGWEQRARLLMQFGDRLPALSDADKCEANRVHGCESQVWLVGELRDGHWQFAASSDARMIRGLVALLLLRVNGLSAAELQQIDLPDWFNQLGLSRQLSPSRSNGLNAVLKRMNELAG, from the coding sequence ATGAGCCTGCCGGTCGAGGCCGCCGAAGCGCTGCAAACGTTTCAGAACACCGCCGGTTGGGAACAACGGGCGCGGCTGTTGATGCAGTTCGGGGATCGTTTGCCGGCATTGAGCGATGCGGACAAGTGCGAGGCCAATCGGGTGCATGGCTGTGAAAGTCAGGTGTGGCTGGTCGGTGAGTTGCGCGACGGCCACTGGCAATTCGCGGCAAGCAGCGATGCGCGGATGATTCGTGGGTTGGTGGCGTTGTTGCTGTTGCGGGTTAACGGCTTGTCGGCCGCCGAGTTGCAGCAAATCGATCTGCCGGACTGGTTCAATCAGCTGGGACTGTCGCGGCAGTTGTCGCCGTCGCGCAGCAATGGCCTGAATGCCGTGCTCAAGCGGATGAATGAGCTGGCCGGCTAA
- a CDS encoding YbaY family lipoprotein, translating into MKKITLLAAATLLSACQSTSPAGKVSLDGEVFYLQRIALPPSATLSVSLQDVSLADAPAVVLDEQKGPVKGQVPLPFHLSYDPAQVKPGHRYSVSARIEVNGELMFITTENHAVQLDGKDPQPLKIRVDAAR; encoded by the coding sequence ATGAAAAAAATCACACTACTTGCCGCCGCCACCCTGCTCAGCGCCTGCCAGTCGACCTCACCGGCCGGCAAGGTCAGCCTGGACGGCGAAGTGTTCTACCTGCAACGCATCGCCCTGCCGCCAAGCGCAACCTTGAGCGTAAGCCTGCAGGACGTCTCGCTGGCCGATGCTCCGGCCGTGGTGCTCGACGAACAGAAAGGCCCGGTCAAAGGCCAGGTGCCGCTGCCGTTTCACTTGAGTTACGATCCGGCCCAGGTCAAACCCGGCCACCGCTACTCGGTCAGCGCACGCATCGAAGTCAACGGCGAGCTGATGTTCATCACCACCGAAAACCATGCCGTGCAGCTCGATGGCAAGGATCCGCAGCCACTGAAGATCCGCGTCGACGCCGCCCGCTAA